In a single window of the Arthrobacter zhangbolii genome:
- a CDS encoding MFS transporter, with protein sequence MENTAVREVNESSLNKALIAVFVCFGLNGLVFASWAARIPAAAQDLGIGAAGVGLLLLFSAIGSVAALPLAGSVAQRIGTAGTVRAGGITTSAASLAIAAGLYLGSIPLTGAGLLVFGVGIAGWDVAMNLEGADVERRLGRNIMPRFHGAFSAGSFTGAMIGALLSFAGVSLSLHLLAILTVVCVIVLIVPRNFLQLPHQPEGAPGGAAPGPVSRFGAWREGRTLLIGVVVLGAALTEGAANDWVAKATVDGLGTTESVGAVMFAVFVAAMTLTRWFGAKLIDRMGRVRALRICMSASLAGLLLFVLAPNLWMAGTGAVLWGIGAALGFPMGMSAAGEDPAHAPARISVVSTIGYTAFFLGPPVLGFLGELWGVRNALLVVGVAMLVSIVFAPAAAERKPVSETT encoded by the coding sequence GTGGAGAATACTGCCGTGCGTGAAGTCAACGAATCATCCCTGAATAAAGCACTGATCGCGGTCTTCGTCTGTTTCGGGCTGAACGGGCTGGTCTTCGCCAGCTGGGCGGCCCGGATTCCGGCCGCGGCACAGGATCTGGGCATCGGCGCGGCCGGCGTCGGCCTGCTGCTGCTGTTCTCGGCCATCGGATCGGTGGCGGCGCTGCCGCTGGCCGGTTCCGTGGCGCAGCGGATCGGCACCGCAGGCACCGTGCGCGCCGGCGGCATTACGACGTCGGCGGCCTCCCTGGCGATCGCCGCCGGACTCTACCTGGGCTCCATCCCGCTCACCGGCGCCGGGCTGCTGGTGTTCGGTGTCGGCATCGCCGGGTGGGACGTGGCCATGAACCTCGAAGGCGCCGACGTTGAACGCCGGCTCGGACGCAACATCATGCCGCGTTTCCACGGTGCCTTCAGTGCCGGTTCGTTTACCGGGGCGATGATCGGCGCGCTGCTCTCCTTCGCCGGAGTGTCCCTGTCCCTGCACCTGCTGGCCATCCTGACGGTGGTCTGTGTGATCGTGCTGATTGTCCCCCGAAACTTCCTGCAGCTGCCGCACCAGCCTGAGGGAGCACCCGGCGGCGCTGCACCGGGCCCGGTCTCCCGGTTTGGAGCCTGGCGTGAGGGCCGGACCCTGCTGATCGGCGTCGTAGTGCTGGGCGCCGCCCTGACCGAGGGTGCGGCAAATGACTGGGTGGCCAAGGCCACCGTGGACGGACTGGGAACCACCGAGTCCGTCGGTGCCGTGATGTTTGCCGTCTTCGTGGCCGCCATGACCCTCACCCGCTGGTTCGGCGCCAAACTGATTGACCGCATGGGCCGTGTCCGGGCACTGCGGATCTGCATGAGCGCTTCCCTGGCCGGCCTGCTGCTTTTTGTGCTGGCACCGAACCTCTGGATGGCAGGAACCGGTGCCGTGCTGTGGGGGATTGGCGCGGCACTGGGCTTCCCGATGGGCATGTCCGCAGCAGGCGAGGACCCCGCGCACGCACCGGCGCGCATCTCCGTGGTGTCCACCATCGGCTACACCGCGTTCTTCCTCGGCCCGCCCGTGCTGGGCTTCCTGGGGGAACTCTGGGGCGTGCGGAACGCGCTGCTGGTGGTGGGTGTGGCCATGCTCGTCTCCATCGTTTTTGCCCCGGCGGCTGCTGAACGGAAGCCGGTCTCCGAAACAACCTGA
- a CDS encoding ABC-F family ATP-binding cassette domain-containing protein, producing MAHLDVSNIDYFLSDGRQLLNGVSFKVGDGHKTALIGPNGTGKTTLLRIISGDLAPDEGTVSRSGNMGIMRQFVGQVRDDSTVRDLLVSAAPPALAAAAREVDAAETAMMEHDDEPTQMRYATAISDWGDAGGYEQETVWDEVTMAALGLPFDRAQYRKAASLSGGEQKRLVLEALFAGPDELLLLDEPDNYLDVPGKRWLEAKLAESRKSVLFVSHDRELLDNAATRIVTLEPGINGASAWIHGGGFGSYVTAREDRNARFEELRRRWDEEHLKLKELVNMYKNKAAFRSDMANRYQAAQTRLAKFLEAGPPEALPIEQNVKMRLRGGRTAKRAVVAEKLELTGLMKPFSTEIWFGDRVGVLGSNGSGKSHFLRLLALGGTDPDREHEPVSEVEIAPVPHEGTVKLGARIRPGFFAQTMMRPDLAERTLLDILHRGDEHRSGLGREAAAGALDRYGLAASSEQKYESLSGGQQARLQILLLELSGATLLLLDEPTDNLDLHSAEALEKAIDAFEGTVLAVTHDRWFARSFDRFLVFGSDGRVYESETPVWDEKRVDRVR from the coding sequence GTGGCGCATCTCGACGTATCCAACATTGACTACTTCCTCTCCGACGGCAGGCAGCTGCTCAACGGTGTCAGCTTCAAGGTGGGGGACGGCCACAAGACCGCCCTCATCGGACCCAACGGCACCGGCAAGACCACCCTGCTGCGGATTATCTCCGGCGACCTCGCCCCGGATGAGGGGACCGTCTCCCGGTCCGGCAACATGGGCATCATGCGCCAGTTCGTCGGCCAGGTCCGCGACGACAGCACGGTGAGGGACCTGCTCGTTTCCGCCGCCCCGCCGGCCCTGGCAGCCGCGGCACGGGAGGTCGACGCCGCCGAAACAGCCATGATGGAGCACGACGACGAGCCCACCCAGATGCGCTACGCCACCGCCATTAGCGACTGGGGCGACGCAGGCGGCTATGAGCAGGAGACCGTCTGGGACGAGGTAACCATGGCCGCACTGGGCCTGCCCTTCGACCGCGCCCAGTACCGCAAGGCCGCCTCCCTTTCCGGTGGCGAGCAGAAACGCCTGGTCCTGGAAGCCCTCTTCGCGGGCCCCGACGAGCTGCTGCTGCTCGATGAACCGGACAACTACCTGGACGTACCCGGCAAACGCTGGCTCGAGGCCAAGCTCGCGGAGTCCCGGAAATCAGTGCTGTTCGTGAGCCACGACCGGGAACTGCTGGACAACGCCGCCACCCGGATCGTGACCCTGGAGCCGGGCATCAACGGCGCCTCGGCCTGGATCCACGGCGGCGGATTCGGCAGCTACGTGACGGCCCGCGAGGACCGCAATGCCCGGTTCGAGGAGCTGCGGCGGCGCTGGGACGAGGAGCACCTCAAGCTCAAGGAACTCGTCAACATGTACAAGAACAAAGCCGCGTTCCGTTCCGATATGGCCAACCGGTACCAGGCGGCACAGACCCGCCTGGCGAAATTCCTCGAAGCCGGGCCGCCCGAAGCCCTGCCGATTGAACAGAACGTCAAGATGCGGCTGCGCGGCGGCCGGACCGCCAAGCGCGCCGTGGTGGCGGAGAAGCTGGAGCTGACCGGGCTGATGAAGCCGTTCAGCACCGAAATCTGGTTCGGCGACCGGGTGGGGGTGCTGGGCTCCAACGGGTCCGGCAAGTCCCACTTCCTGCGCCTGCTCGCCCTGGGCGGCACCGACCCGGACCGGGAACACGAACCCGTGTCCGAGGTGGAGATCGCCCCGGTTCCGCACGAAGGCACGGTGAAACTCGGTGCCCGCATCCGGCCCGGGTTCTTTGCCCAGACCATGATGCGCCCCGACCTGGCCGAGCGCACCCTGCTGGACATCCTGCACCGCGGCGACGAGCACCGTTCCGGGCTGGGCCGCGAAGCCGCTGCCGGTGCACTGGACCGATACGGCCTGGCCGCGTCCTCGGAACAAAAATATGAATCCCTGTCCGGCGGCCAGCAGGCCCGGCTGCAGATCCTCCTGCTGGAACTCTCCGGCGCCACCCTGCTGCTGCTGGACGAGCCCACCGACAACCTGGACCTGCACTCCGCCGAAGCGCTGGAAAAAGCGATTGACGCCTTCGAAGGCACTGTCCTGGCCGTCACCCACGACCGCTGGTTTGCCCGCAGCTTTGACCGTTTCCTGGTCTTCGGTTCCGACGGCAGGGTCTATGAATCCGAGACGCCGGTGTGGGACGAAAAACGGGTTGACCGGGTTCGATAG
- a CDS encoding putative quinol monooxygenase — MIFITVKFLVKPEWTERWPELTADFTAATRQEPGNLWFDWSRSLENPNEFVLVEAFKDDAAEAHVGSAHFQQAMKDMVPALVETPKIINTVIDGEEWSRMGELTVE; from the coding sequence ATGATTTTTATTACCGTCAAATTCCTTGTTAAGCCCGAATGGACCGAACGCTGGCCGGAGCTGACCGCCGATTTCACCGCCGCAACCCGGCAGGAGCCGGGCAACCTGTGGTTCGACTGGTCCCGCAGCCTGGAGAACCCGAACGAATTCGTGCTGGTGGAAGCGTTCAAGGACGACGCCGCGGAAGCCCACGTGGGCAGCGCCCACTTCCAGCAGGCCATGAAAGACATGGTCCCGGCGCTGGTGGAAACGCCGAAGATCATCAACACGGTCATCGACGGCGAAGAGTGGTCCCGGATGGGTGAACTCACCGTCGAATAG